GGACGAAATAGGGGAAGTTAAGGTAGTCAAGATAAAAAAAGAGGAAGAGGTTGTGGTTCTCCTCCGTGGGGAAACACTCTTTACATTGGAAATGATACCAGCAACACCAGGGCACCAGGGCACCAGAGCACCAGAGCACCAGTAAAAACAGATAGAAGATGGATGAAAGACGCAGAACACCAGGGCACCAGAGCACCAGAGCACCAGTAAAAACAGATAGAAGATGGATGAAAGAGGATACAAAAAGCTGATAGTGTGGCAAAAAGCGGATGAATTGGCATATAAAGTCTATGTTTTTACTAAGGATTTTCCTAAAGAAGAAATATACGGCATAACTTCGCAATTGAGAAGAGCGGCTTTATCTGTGGCGGTAAATATTGTAGAAGGATATGGAAGACAAGGAAGAAAAGAATTAAAACAATTTGTGAACATGGCCTTAGGCTCTTTAGCCGAGACAGAATATCTTTTAGATTTTTCTTTAAGATTAGGATATTTAAACCACAAAAACTATGAAAAACTTCAAGATTTACGCCAGGAGGTAGGAAACTTACTGTGGAAATTTTATCTTTCATTATAACTGGTGCCCTGGTGCCCTGGTGCTCTGGTGTCTGGTGCTCTGGTGTCTGGTGTCTGGTGCTCTATCCCGAGCGTAGCGAGGGATATGGGATAAATGATTAAATCAGAAAAATTAAAACTTGGCGAAATTCTCCTTATGGAGGGGTTCATCGTTGAGGAAAATCTAAGAGAAGCCCTCCTTTTACAGGAAGAGGAGGGGGGAAAGAGGCTCTTAGGGGAAATTCTTATACATTTGGGTTTTCTGGACAGGGAAAAACTCTACTATGCTCTCTCCCTCCAGAGAAGAATGGTTCCTGTCGTTAACCTGGCAGAGATGAAACTCTCCCCGGCCGTGGTTAAGACCATCCCCGAGGAAATAGCCCGGCGCTTTAATCTTGTTGCTATTGAAAAGAGAAATGATCTCCTCGTCGTAGCTACCGCCGACCCTACTGATATTGTTGTCCTGGATATTGTGAAGAGCCATAC
The sequence above is a segment of the bacterium Unc6 genome. Coding sequences within it:
- a CDS encoding four helix bundle protein, whose product is MDERGYKKLIVWQKADELAYKVYVFTKDFPKEEIYGITSQLRRAALSVAVNIVEGYGRQGRKELKQFVNMALGSLAETEYLLDFSLRLGYLNHKNYEKLQDLRQEVGNLLWKFYLSL